One Vespa crabro chromosome 1, iyVesCrab1.2, whole genome shotgun sequence genomic region harbors:
- the LOC124427852 gene encoding uncharacterized protein LOC124427852 isoform X1: MIIGFVLIPLIFANNIYCQNNSLISSEVLQDYDPQFMVGCYFPAEYQGEFVTQVSGKDSNIGTTNEPIQYSAINITYNAIPVWGYCRRRVGENVLLMDRYGDGDCIRCFRLKRRSRNVIEVFSEDLNRCYTSESAAIASCETLNSTSILYRTKEVGGASIRNEYCPIVGGYHFKYSVNDGSSVSTECNSFLSDLHNCPDGSVLHLKFNRCTFESRELSFNCLGSWPGGPYGSTYVALMDNDAVKENRPQYRCGLFHVDNKKGRTYMAFSSDSSCTQNLDNSTSGYETFVLSKTANQKAIPNYVKTHVATFPKWAQGLWEESLIVNGTMTFTDLNGYNSYTFVTVESNDETGRYVVYSKDHCENEAYVCLMMRQRSENVLEFTIGMVMSPVYQSYLCDDSNFDKPVWMTQARIERIVESPCPITGQYTGRITDLSGMCAELSSNCNTREIMYYKVYDCESEELYEERTYLCLGQWEEKGVMYTYTMRNDTGTKECFVGLIVNDEEIYIKEAGDHCIRDIDPKEQGMRLYKKGQCYGNSPSPAPTPMKPIPRNPILSTTPRSRFSGGTTRRPGGSVTSSASSKNLQSYDFIFVMVLAVFLRIFNFT; the protein is encoded by the exons ACAATAGCTTGATCTCAAGTGAGGTCCTTCAAGATTACGATCCGCAATTCATGGTTGGCTGTTATTTTCCTGCGGAATACCAGGGTGAATTCGTGACGCAGGTGAGCGGTAAGGACAGCAACATTGGCACAACGAACGAGCCCATTCAATACTCGGCCATTAACATCACTTACAATGCTATCCCGGTCTGGGGTTATTGCCGTAGAAGAGTGGGGGAAAATGTTCTTTTAATGGACAG GTACGGGGACGGCGATTGTATACGTTGTTTTCGGCTAAAGCGAAGATCTCGCAACGTTATCGAAGTGTTCTCGGAAGATCTTAACAGGTGTTATACTTCCGAATCAGCCGCCATCGCATCGTGCGAAACTTTGAACTCCACGTCCATTCTTTACC gTACGAAGGAAGTTGGTGGTGCGTCGATTAGAAATGAATACTGCCCTATCGTAGGTGGATATCATTTCAAGTACAGCGTTAACGATGGATCATCGGTATCAACCGAATGCAATTCCTTCTTATCGGATCTTCATAACTGTCCTGACGGATCGGTTTTGCATTTAAAGTTCAATCGTTGCACCTTCGAATCACGCG aaCTCAGTTTCAATTGTCTGGGTAGCTGGCCCGGTGGCCCTTATGGGTCAACGTATGTAGCCTTGATGGACAATGATGCGGTTAAAGAAAATCGTCCTCAGTATCGTTGCGgc ttgtTCCACGTTGataacaaaaaaggaagaacataTATGGCCTTCAGTAGCGATTCTAGCTGTACACAAAATTTAGATAATTCTACGAGCGGATACGAGACATTTGTTCTAAGCAAAACCGCTAATCAAAAGGCAATACCAAATTATGTGAAAACCCATGTAGCAAC ATTTCCAAAGTGGGCACAGGGTTTGTGGGAAGAGTCCCTGATCGTAAATGGTACAATGACTTTCACCGATCTCAACGGATATAACAGTTACACTTTCGTTACGGTAGAATCAAACGATGAAACTGGACGTTACGTAGTCTATTCAAAGGATCATTG CGAGAACGAAGCTTACGTATGCTTAATGATGAGACAACGTAGTGAAAACGTATTAGAATTCACGATAG ggATGGTAATGAGTCCAGTTTATCAGAGTTATTTGTGCGATGATTCGAACTTCGACAAACCAGTATGGATGACTCAAGCGC gtATTGAGCGAATAGTAGAATCACCATGTCCAATAACAGGACAATATACGGGAAGGATAACCGACTTATCGGGCATGTGTGCAGAGTTGAGTAGCAATTGCAACACTCGAGAGATAATGTACTATAAAGTTTATGACTGTGAGTCCGAAGAACTCTATGAAg AACGGACATATTTGTGCTTAGGACAGTGGGAAGAGAAAGGTGTAATGTACACCTACACAATGAGAAACGATACTGGTACGAAGGAATGTTTTGTTGGTTTGATCGTTAACGACgaagagatatatattaaGGAAGCAGGTGATCATTGCATTAGAGATATAGATCCTAAGGAGCAAGGAATGAGATTGTATAAAAAAG gACAATGTTATGGAAATTCTCCTAGTCCTGCACCAACGCCAATGAAACCGATTCCACGCAATCCTATATTAAGTACAACTCCACGATCTAGATTTTCGg GTGGAACCACAAGAAGACCAGGAGGAAGCGTTACGTCTTCCGCATCATCGAAAAATCTCCAAagttatgattttatttttgtaatggTACTTGCCGTTTTTCttagaatatttaatttcacatAA
- the LOC124427852 gene encoding uncharacterized protein LOC124427852 isoform X2, whose translation MVGCYFPAEYQGEFVTQVSGKDSNIGTTNEPIQYSAINITYNAIPVWGYCRRRVGENVLLMDRYGDGDCIRCFRLKRRSRNVIEVFSEDLNRCYTSESAAIASCETLNSTSILYRTKEVGGASIRNEYCPIVGGYHFKYSVNDGSSVSTECNSFLSDLHNCPDGSVLHLKFNRCTFESRELSFNCLGSWPGGPYGSTYVALMDNDAVKENRPQYRCGLFHVDNKKGRTYMAFSSDSSCTQNLDNSTSGYETFVLSKTANQKAIPNYVKTHVATFPKWAQGLWEESLIVNGTMTFTDLNGYNSYTFVTVESNDETGRYVVYSKDHCENEAYVCLMMRQRSENVLEFTIGMVMSPVYQSYLCDDSNFDKPVWMTQARIERIVESPCPITGQYTGRITDLSGMCAELSSNCNTREIMYYKVYDCESEELYEERTYLCLGQWEEKGVMYTYTMRNDTGTKECFVGLIVNDEEIYIKEAGDHCIRDIDPKEQGMRLYKKGQCYGNSPSPAPTPMKPIPRNPILSTTPRSRFSGGTTRRPGGSVTSSASSKNLQSYDFIFVMVLAVFLRIFNFT comes from the exons ATGGTTGGCTGTTATTTTCCTGCGGAATACCAGGGTGAATTCGTGACGCAGGTGAGCGGTAAGGACAGCAACATTGGCACAACGAACGAGCCCATTCAATACTCGGCCATTAACATCACTTACAATGCTATCCCGGTCTGGGGTTATTGCCGTAGAAGAGTGGGGGAAAATGTTCTTTTAATGGACAG GTACGGGGACGGCGATTGTATACGTTGTTTTCGGCTAAAGCGAAGATCTCGCAACGTTATCGAAGTGTTCTCGGAAGATCTTAACAGGTGTTATACTTCCGAATCAGCCGCCATCGCATCGTGCGAAACTTTGAACTCCACGTCCATTCTTTACC gTACGAAGGAAGTTGGTGGTGCGTCGATTAGAAATGAATACTGCCCTATCGTAGGTGGATATCATTTCAAGTACAGCGTTAACGATGGATCATCGGTATCAACCGAATGCAATTCCTTCTTATCGGATCTTCATAACTGTCCTGACGGATCGGTTTTGCATTTAAAGTTCAATCGTTGCACCTTCGAATCACGCG aaCTCAGTTTCAATTGTCTGGGTAGCTGGCCCGGTGGCCCTTATGGGTCAACGTATGTAGCCTTGATGGACAATGATGCGGTTAAAGAAAATCGTCCTCAGTATCGTTGCGgc ttgtTCCACGTTGataacaaaaaaggaagaacataTATGGCCTTCAGTAGCGATTCTAGCTGTACACAAAATTTAGATAATTCTACGAGCGGATACGAGACATTTGTTCTAAGCAAAACCGCTAATCAAAAGGCAATACCAAATTATGTGAAAACCCATGTAGCAAC ATTTCCAAAGTGGGCACAGGGTTTGTGGGAAGAGTCCCTGATCGTAAATGGTACAATGACTTTCACCGATCTCAACGGATATAACAGTTACACTTTCGTTACGGTAGAATCAAACGATGAAACTGGACGTTACGTAGTCTATTCAAAGGATCATTG CGAGAACGAAGCTTACGTATGCTTAATGATGAGACAACGTAGTGAAAACGTATTAGAATTCACGATAG ggATGGTAATGAGTCCAGTTTATCAGAGTTATTTGTGCGATGATTCGAACTTCGACAAACCAGTATGGATGACTCAAGCGC gtATTGAGCGAATAGTAGAATCACCATGTCCAATAACAGGACAATATACGGGAAGGATAACCGACTTATCGGGCATGTGTGCAGAGTTGAGTAGCAATTGCAACACTCGAGAGATAATGTACTATAAAGTTTATGACTGTGAGTCCGAAGAACTCTATGAAg AACGGACATATTTGTGCTTAGGACAGTGGGAAGAGAAAGGTGTAATGTACACCTACACAATGAGAAACGATACTGGTACGAAGGAATGTTTTGTTGGTTTGATCGTTAACGACgaagagatatatattaaGGAAGCAGGTGATCATTGCATTAGAGATATAGATCCTAAGGAGCAAGGAATGAGATTGTATAAAAAAG gACAATGTTATGGAAATTCTCCTAGTCCTGCACCAACGCCAATGAAACCGATTCCACGCAATCCTATATTAAGTACAACTCCACGATCTAGATTTTCGg GTGGAACCACAAGAAGACCAGGAGGAAGCGTTACGTCTTCCGCATCATCGAAAAATCTCCAAagttatgattttatttttgtaatggTACTTGCCGTTTTTCttagaatatttaatttcacatAA
- the LOC124422247 gene encoding bifunctional transcriptional activator/DNA repair enzyme Ada, whose protein sequence is MIIFQTISSEAYKKDHNNFQIYYDFYDAPFGRCIIGLTDTDKAILHFAFVVKDDTDAVKDLENEWPMSKIIKDSIQMISNIMKDILTLSNEKEEKSILVLLKGTNFQIEVWKALMSIPKGKTTTYEQIAQLINKPKAVRAVATAIGKNRIAYLIPCHRVMGKNGSSKYSCGVKYKESILSYESNTY, encoded by the coding sequence atgattatttttcaaactatATCTTCGGAGGCATATAAAAAGGATCATAATAACTTCCAAAtctattatgatttttatgatGCACCTTTTGGAAGATGTATTATAGGTTTAACTGATACCGATAAAGCTATATTGCATTTTGCATTTGTTGTTAAGGATGACACTGATGCAGTGAAAGATTTAGAAAATGAATGGCCTatgtcaaaaataataaaagattctaTTCAAATGATAAGTAATATTATGAAAGATATTCTTACTTTGagcaatgaaaaagaagagaaatcaaTATTAGTACTTTTAAAGGgaacaaattttcaaatagaaGTATGGAAGGCTTTAATGTCTATACCAAAAGGTAAAACAACTACTTACGAACAGATCGCTCAGTTAATAAACAAACCAAAAGCTGTAAGAGCAGTTGCAACTGCTATAGGAAAAAATCGAATAGCATATTTAATACCATGTCATCGTGTTATGGGAAAAAATGGTAGCAGTAAATATAGTTGCGGAGTGAAATACAAAGAAAGTATTTTGTCCTATGAAAGTAacacatattaa
- the LOC124422243 gene encoding uncharacterized protein PF11_0213-like: MQEFCPLCDKRGFRRRIKALQINFHEAIWACEGEECEWPFGHADFIFIQRKVGNTWSCYWDDFNLKTMNNYVPVSTELTLYTPPETPSTDSVLKEFLTDHDGYCLKNNESENIDNKSQNVDIHVEDCEQDQTNDQPFYKNDKNNPYYENTNNIISIENVSKKILSRTEESNLKENIINSKYSCNANKMKNDLDNCVTKQIENNKDTSNISNINKNHNDVESPNSTLDPKLQINKFTGESTTPSNLKVTRVEIDGLPITVSYEASISPLMPITVPKINANFITTECSNTSQSIDSSSSITTLNTIHKTTNKQLKSISVGKQYKKFDFHAIKRKSQPTVDNNDQSSDSKCLSNSNEDISNIKSSKSNLHSNIQIQKQNSPETIKPCPSLDVNDNAKAKVVTNESLENPTVEPEINVENLLNDLLKSDDTSIEINKNYEISNNDEDWIHSLLY; the protein is encoded by the exons atgcaaGAATTTTGTCCATTATGCGATAAAAGAGGATtcagaagaagaataaaagctttacaaattaattttcatgagGCTATATGGGCATGTGAAGGAGAAGAA tgTGAATGGCCATTTGGTCATGCAGACTTTATATTCATCCAAAGGAAAGTTGGAAATACTTGGTCATGTTATTGGgatgattttaatttgaaaacaatgaataattATGTACCAGTATCTACAGAATTAACATTATATACACCCCCAGAAACTCCTTCTACTGATTCtgttttaaaagaatttttaacag ATCATGATGGATACtgcttaaaaaataatgaatcagaaaatattgacaataaatcTCAAAATGTTGACATACATGTAGAAGACTGCGAACAGGATCAAACTAATGATCAgcctttttataaaaatgataaaaataatccctattatgaaaataccaataatataaTCAGCATAGAAAATGTATCTAAGAAAATACTTTCAAGAACAGAAGAatctaatttaaaagaaaatattataaattcaaaatatagTTGCAATgctaataaaatgaaaaatgactTAGATAATTGTGTAAccaaacaaatagaaaataacaaagacacgtcaaatattagcaatattaacaaaaatcataatgATGTAGAATCTCCTAATTCTACATTAGATCCAAaattgcaaataaataaatttactgGAGAAAGTACTACACCTTCTAATTTAAAGGTAACAAGAGTGGAAATAGATGGTTTACCTATAACTGTCTCTTATGAAGCATCTATATCTCCACTTATGCCTATCACAGTACCAAAAATTAAtgcaaattttattacaacagAATGTAGTAACACCTCTCAGTCAATTGACTCAAGTTCTTCTATAACTACATTGAATACAATTCATAAAACAactaataaacaattaaaaagtatatctGTAggtaaacaatataaaaaatttgattttcatgccataaaaagaaaatcacagCCAACTGTtgacaataacgatcaaaGTTCAGACAGTAAATGTTTATCGAATTCAAATGAAGATATctctaatattaaatctagTAAATCTAATCTACATTCTAATATTCAaattcaaaaacaaaattcaCCTGAAACTATTAAACCTTGTCCTTCTTTGGATGTTAATGACAATGCAAAGGCAAAAGTTGTGACAAATGAATCATTGGAAAATCCTACGGTGGAACCTGAAATAAacgtagaaaatttattaaatgatttattgaaAAGTGATGATACGtccatagaaataaataaaaattatgaaatatcaaataatgatGAAGATTGGATACattctttgttatattaa
- the LOC124424820 gene encoding phosphoglucomutase-2 — protein sequence MSSKHSINTGNTILDEKINEWLQWNQDSIAEKEIENIINNDDVQLLSNLFLKRLEFGTAGLRGRMGPGYSQMNDLVIVQTGQGLTKYLLSTMPNLLQQGVIIGYDGRHNSKRFAELTAAVFIANNIKVYLFSKVCPTPFIPYGVLQYKCAAGIMITASHNPKYDNGYKVYWENGAQIVSPHDKEIQKNILENLEPSESSWHISKVYESPLYKDPLNDIMLSYFESIKENVLYPEVNKNTILKFTYTAMHGVGNDYMTAAFNAVNVKPFIAVEEQKLPDPEFPTVKFPNPEEGKSALDLSIKTANQHSSSIILANDPDADRLACATKTKTGEWYIFNGNELGALLAWWMLHIYKVQYPDADISNVYMLSSTVSSKILASMAKKEGFNFEETLTGFKWMGNRTVELIKEGKDVLFAFEEAIGFMCGSLVLDKDGINAGICVVQMATYLETIGLSLYDKLEEIYNTYGWHISLISYWICHKSNTIKAIFERLRNYDGNQNTYPTSILDGKYSIIGIRDLTTGYDNTKPGNKAILPISKSSQMITFTFDNGLVTTLRTSGTEPKIKYYCELCASPKEQDINKLKCTLNEMVTAIVAEFLQPEFNELIPRDI from the exons atgtccTCTAAACATTCAATAAATACTGGCAATACTATATTGGATGAAAAGATCAATGAATGGTTACAATGGAATCAG gATTCAATagctgaaaaagaaattgagaatattattaataatgatgatgtcCAACTATTATctaatctttttcttaaaagatTAGAATTTGGTACTGCTGGTCTTCGAGGTCGAATGGGTCCAGGATATAGTCAAATGAACGATTTAGTAATTGTACAAACAGGTCAAGGCCTgacaaaatatttacttagTACTATGCCTAATTTATTACAACAAGGTGTTATAATAGGATATGATGGTCGTCATAACAGTAAAAg aTTTGCAGAATTGACAGCAGCTGTTTTTATagcaaataatattaaagtttatttattttctaaagttTGTCCAACGCCGTTTATACCTTATGGtgtattacaatataaatgtGCAGCTGGAATTATGATAACTGCATCTCATAATCCAAAATATGATAATGGTTATAAAGTATATTGGGAAAACGGTGCACAAATTGTATCGCCTcatgataaagaaattcaaaaaaatatattggaaaATTTGGAACCATCTGAATCATCGTGGCATATATCCAAAGTATATGAGTCTCCTTTATATAAAGATCCTCTAAATGATATCATGCTATCTTATTTTGaaagtattaaagaaaatgttttatatcctgaagtaaataaaaatactattcTAAAATTTACTTATACTGCTATGCATGGTGTTGGAAATGATTACATGACTGCAGCATTTAATGCTGTAAATGTTAag CCATTTATAGCCGTTGAGGAACAAAAATTACCAGATCCAGAATTTCCAACAGTTAAATTTCCAAATccagaagaaggaaagagtgcTCTTGATTTAAGTATCAAAACTGCGAATCAACATTCATCAtctattattcttgctaatgaTCCAGATGCCGATCGCCTTGCTTGTGCAACAAAAACTAAAac cgGAGAatggtatatatttaatggcAATGAATTGGGTGCATTATTGGCTTGGTggatgttacatatatataaagtacaaTATCCAGATGCTGATATTAGTAACGTTTATATGCTTTCATCTACAGTTTCTAGTAAAATCTTAGCTTCAATGGCTAAAAAGGAAGGTTTCAATTTTGAG GAAACTTTAACAGGATTTAAATGGATGGGCAACAGAACCGTAGAATTGATAAAAGAGGGTAAAGATGTTTTATTTGCATTTGAAGAAGCTATTGGTTTTATGTGTGGTTCTCTTGTACTGGATAAAGATGGTATTAATGCTGGTATATGTGTGGTTCAAATGGCAACTTATTTAGAAACTATTGGGCTTTCTCTTTATGATAAATTGGAAGAAATATACAACAC gTATGGATGGCATATctcattaatatcttattgGATTTGTCACAAATCAAACACAATTAAAGCAATATTTGAACGTTTGAGAAATTACGATGGAAATCAAAATACG tATCCAACGAGCATTCTTGACggaaaatattctataattgGTATTCGTGATTTAACAACAGGTTATGATAATACTAAACCAGGGAATAAAGCTATTTTACCTATTTCCAAATCCAGTCAAATGATTACGTTTACATTTGATAATGGTTTAGTTACAACCTTAAGAACTAGCGGTACAGAAcctaaaatcaaatattactGCGAATTATGTGCATCTCCCAAAGAGCA agatataaacaaattgaaaTGCACACTTAATGAAATGGTCACTGCTATTGTAGCAGAGTTTCTTCAACCTGAATTTAATGAACTCATACCACGTGATATATAG